GCGAATCTTCAAAAGGTATGTTTACAAAGGCAGTTAATGCATCATCTTCATCAAACCCAAGTTTGTTTTTCGATGGAGATTGGGCGCAACTTCAACCGAGGCAGTAAAATGGAAATACAAACAATTAGACGAAGTGATTTTGAATATTTTGCAACGGTAGAAGCACGTTGGCGGGATATGGATGGATTGCGCCATATTAACCACGCTACCTATTTGACTTATTTTGAAACGGGAAGAATCCAGTATTGGGCATACATGGGATGGGCTTTGAATGAATGGGAAGCCGAAGTAGGCACCATATTGGCCAGCATGAAAATTGATTAT
The Candidatus Neomarinimicrobiota bacterium DNA segment above includes these coding regions:
- a CDS encoding acyl-CoA thioesterase; translation: MEIQTIRRSDFEYFATVEARWRDMDGLRHINHATYLTYFETGRIQYWAYMGWALNEWEAEVGTILASMKIDYIQQSTFPNIYEIGNRIIRLGNKSFDTFSAIFEKGNEIPIVTGNFTIVAFDYKKQKTIVVPEIIKNVYNPF